One window of the Candidatus Hydrogenedentota bacterium genome contains the following:
- a CDS encoding carbohydrate-binding protein, which yields MNRGFTFSILVLGMAFGVVLLPVAHGATEYHVSVNGDDANNGTASSMFKTISAAARVAQPGDVITVHEGVYRERVTPPRGGESDTQRIVYQAAPGEHVEIKGSEAVAGWEKVQHDTWKVVLPNTFFGDYNPFADPVHGDWFNPKGRVHHTGAVYLDGHWLIEAASLDEVLAPAGTVPSWLSRAGDEYLLNVAWLRPLNGPPDGERIQATGFAAKNGTQNAPCSEGGECIGFILDGHWVTYQNVDFKNATEQLEIRAASASRGGIIELRLDAQDGQLLGACSVPNTGGWQSWESFTAKVSPLGGVKTLCLVFRSFEPKPAPESVQLWYAEVGEKDTEIWAQFKGVNPNERLVEVNVRRAVFYPDKPFVNYLTVRGFTMEQAATQWAPPTAEQIGVIGTHWSKGWLIENNTIRYSVCTGLTLGKYGDQYDNTSADTAEGYVETIHRALENGWNKETIGSHMVRNNTISHCEQSGIVGSLGAIFSTVTGNTIRDIHVRQLFGGAEMAGIKFHGAIDTVISNNHIYRCNQGIWLDWMAQGTRVSRNLFHDNLGQDLFVEVNHGPFVVDNNLFLSTTSLLSVSQGGAYAHNLFAGNFHLLGFDGRMTPFHKAHSTELAGMHNNPRGDDRYYNNLFVRSHGLNDYDEAQLPVYMNGNVFLKGARPSRHENAPLIREEYDPQATLIERADGVYLESVFDPAWTSGQNRPLVTTELLGTAQIPSLPYENRDGAPLRIDADYWGNPRDAENLSPGPFARLSEGKQTLKVWPVDVSE from the coding sequence ATGAATCGTGGCTTTACATTCTCGATTCTCGTTCTGGGTATGGCCTTCGGCGTCGTGTTATTGCCCGTGGCCCACGGAGCGACGGAATACCACGTTTCAGTCAACGGCGACGACGCCAACAATGGAACGGCCTCCAGTATGTTCAAGACCATCTCAGCCGCGGCTCGGGTCGCGCAACCCGGTGACGTGATCACCGTGCACGAAGGGGTGTACCGCGAACGCGTGACGCCCCCCCGCGGCGGGGAGTCGGACACGCAGCGCATCGTCTATCAGGCCGCGCCGGGTGAGCATGTCGAGATCAAGGGCTCGGAGGCCGTCGCAGGCTGGGAGAAGGTTCAGCACGACACCTGGAAGGTGGTCCTGCCAAATACATTCTTCGGCGATTACAATCCCTTTGCCGACCCTGTTCACGGCGACTGGTTCAACCCGAAAGGCCGGGTACACCACACGGGCGCGGTCTATCTTGACGGCCATTGGCTCATCGAAGCGGCCAGCTTGGACGAGGTGCTGGCACCCGCGGGGACCGTTCCGTCCTGGCTGAGCCGCGCGGGCGACGAATACCTGTTGAACGTGGCGTGGCTGCGTCCTCTGAACGGGCCGCCGGATGGCGAGCGCATTCAAGCGACGGGCTTTGCTGCAAAGAACGGCACGCAGAACGCCCCGTGTTCGGAAGGGGGAGAGTGTATCGGCTTCATTCTGGACGGCCACTGGGTCACATATCAGAACGTCGATTTCAAAAACGCCACCGAGCAGCTCGAGATCCGCGCTGCGTCGGCCAGCCGCGGGGGAATCATCGAGCTCCGGCTCGATGCCCAGGACGGACAGTTGCTCGGCGCGTGTTCGGTTCCAAACACGGGCGGTTGGCAGTCATGGGAGAGTTTCACGGCCAAGGTCAGCCCTCTGGGCGGGGTCAAGACCCTGTGCCTGGTGTTCAGGAGCTTCGAGCCGAAACCTGCTCCCGAATCCGTCCAGTTGTGGTACGCCGAGGTGGGCGAAAAAGACACCGAGATCTGGGCGCAGTTCAAAGGAGTGAATCCCAACGAGCGGCTGGTGGAGGTCAACGTGCGGCGGGCTGTCTTCTATCCAGACAAACCGTTCGTGAACTACCTCACCGTGCGAGGCTTCACGATGGAGCAAGCCGCCACACAGTGGGCGCCCCCCACCGCCGAGCAGATCGGGGTGATCGGCACCCATTGGAGCAAAGGGTGGCTCATCGAGAACAACACCATCCGTTACTCGGTCTGCACCGGCCTGACGCTCGGAAAGTACGGCGACCAGTATGACAACACCTCTGCCGATACCGCCGAAGGTTACGTTGAGACCATCCATCGCGCGCTGGAAAACGGATGGAACAAAGAGACTATCGGCAGCCACATGGTCCGCAACAACACCATTTCGCACTGCGAGCAATCGGGCATCGTCGGAAGCCTGGGCGCCATCTTCAGCACCGTTACCGGCAACACGATCCGCGATATCCATGTCCGGCAACTGTTCGGCGGCGCGGAAATGGCGGGGATCAAATTCCACGGGGCGATTGACACGGTGATCAGCAACAATCACATCTACCGGTGTAACCAGGGCATCTGGCTGGACTGGATGGCGCAGGGCACGCGCGTCTCCCGGAACCTGTTTCACGACAATCTGGGCCAGGACCTGTTTGTCGAGGTCAACCACGGGCCGTTCGTTGTGGACAACAACCTGTTCCTGTCGACGACCTCACTACTCTCCGTATCGCAAGGCGGCGCATACGCGCACAACCTGTTTGCGGGCAATTTCCATCTGCTGGGGTTTGATGGCCGCATGACCCCTTTTCACAAAGCCCATTCCACGGAACTAGCGGGCATGCACAACAACCCGCGCGGCGACGACCGCTACTACAACAACCTGTTTGTGCGGTCTCACGGCCTGAACGATTACGACGAAGCGCAGCTCCCCGTGTACATGAACGGCAACGTGTTTCTAAAAGGCGCACGGCCTTCAAGACACGAGAATGCGCCGCTGATCCGCGAAGAGTACGACCCGCAAGCCACCTTGATTGAACGAGCGGATGGCGTGTATCTCGAGAGCGTTTTCGACCCGGCCTGGACCTCCGGGCAGAACCGCCCTCTGGTCACTACGGAACTTCTGGGAACGGCCCAAATCCCCAGCCTGCCGTACGAAAACCGGGACGGCGCCCCGCTGCGTATCGATGCAGACTATTGGGGAAACCCGCGAGACGCCGAGAACCTCTCTCCCGGCCCGTTTGCACGTCTCAGCGAAGGGAAACAGACGCTCAAGGTCTGGCCTGTTGACGTTTCCGAGTAA